Proteins encoded by one window of Arabidopsis thaliana chromosome 2, partial sequence:
- the CAD3 gene encoding cinnamyl alcohol dehydrogenase homolog 3 (cinnamyl alcohol dehydrogenase homolog 3 (CAD3); FUNCTIONS IN: oxidoreductase activity, zinc ion binding; INVOLVED IN: oxidation reduction; CONTAINS InterPro DOMAIN/s: GroES-like (InterPro:IPR011032), Alcohol dehydrogenase GroES-like (InterPro:IPR013154), Alcohol dehydrogenase, zinc-containing, conserved site (InterPro:IPR002328), Alcohol dehydrogenase, C-terminal (InterPro:IPR013149), Alcohol dehydrogenase superfamily, zinc-containing (InterPro:IPR002085); BEST Arabidopsis thaliana protein match is: cinnamyl alcohol dehydrogenase homolog 2 (TAIR:AT2G21730.1); Has 38517 Blast hits to 38503 proteins in 3022 species: Archae - 816; Bacteria - 25778; Metazoa - 1345; Fungi - 2791; Plants - 2951; Viruses - 3; Other Eukaryotes - 4833 (source: NCBI BLink).) has translation MVDQNRAFGWAANDESGVLSPFHFSRRENGENDVTVKILFCGVCHSDLHTIKNHWGFSRYPIIPGHEIVGIATKVGKNVTKFKEGDRVGVGVIIGSCQSCESCNQDLENYCPKVVFTYNSRSSDGTRNQGGYSDVIVVDHRFVLSIPDGLPSDSGAPLLCAGITVYSPMKYYGMTKESGKRLGVNGLGGLGHIAVKIGKAFGLRVTVISRSSEKEREAIDRLGADSFLVTTDSQKMKEAVGTMDFIIDTVSAEHALLPLFSLLKVSGKLVALGLLEKPLDLPIFPLVLGRKMVGGSQIGGMKETQEMLEFCAKHKIVSDIELIKMSDINSAMDRLVKSDVRYRFVIDVANSLLPESSAEILTEHVDHGVSITSRF, from the exons atggTAGATCAAAATAGAGCATTTGGTTGGGCGGCCAACGACGAATCGGGCGTCCTCTCTCCATTTCATTTCTCTAGAAG AGAAAATGGTGAGAACGATGTAACAGTGAAGATCTTGTTCTGTGGTGTTTGTCACTCTGATCTTCATACCATCAAGAACCATTGGGGATTCTCTCGTTACCCCATTATTCCCGG GCATGAAATCGTTGGAATAGCAACAAAAGTTGGGAAGAATGTGACAAAGTTTAAAGAAGGAGACCGAGTAGGAGTAGGCGTAATAATCGGTTCATGCCAATCATGTGAATCATGTAACCAAGACTTAGAAAACTATTGTCCTAAAGTCGTTTTCACATACAACTCTCGTTCCTCTGACGGAACCAGAAACCAAGGTGGTTATTCCGACGTAATTGTTGTCGATCACCGCTTTGTCCTAAGCATTCCCGACGGTTTACCAAGCGATTCAGGCGCGCCGCTGCTCTGTGCTGGAATCACTGTGTACAGTCCCATGAAGTATTATGGCATGACTAAAGAATCAGGGAAACGTTTAGGTGTGAATGGACTTGGTGGACTTGGTCATATCGCTGTTAAGATTGGTAAAGCCTTTGGTTTAAGAGTTACTGTGATTAGTAGGTcatcagagaaagagagagaagcaatTGATCGACTCGGTGCTGATTCGTTTCTTGTTACAACGGATTCTCAAAAGATGAAGGAAGCAGTTGGAACTATGGATTTCATTATCGATACGGTATCAGCAGAACATGCTCTATTACCTTTGTTTAGTTTGCTTAAAGTGAGTGGAAAGCTTGTGGCTTTAGGCTTGCTGGAGAAGCCACTCGACCTGCCAATTTTCCCTCTAGTTCTCG gaAGGAAAATGGTGGGAGGAAGTCAGATTGGAGGGATGAAGGAGACACAAGAGATGCTTGAGTTCTGTGCCAAGCATAAAATCGTTTCGGATATTGAGCTCATAAAGATGAGTGATATCAACTCTGCGATGGACCGTTTGGTTAAATCTGATGTCAGGTACCGGTTCGTGATCGATGTGGCCAACTCTTTACTCCCTGAGTCGTCAGCTGAGATTTTAACGGAGCATGTCGACCATGGAGTCTCGATCACGTCTAGATTCTGA
- the WRKY59 gene encoding WRKY DNA-binding protein 59 (WRKY DNA-binding protein 59 (WRKY59); CONTAINS InterPro DOMAIN/s: DNA-binding WRKY (InterPro:IPR003657); BEST Arabidopsis thaliana protein match is: WRKY DNA-binding protein 51 (TAIR:AT5G64810.1); Has 3349 Blast hits to 2895 proteins in 189 species: Archae - 0; Bacteria - 0; Metazoa - 0; Fungi - 0; Plants - 3334; Viruses - 0; Other Eukaryotes - 15 (source: NCBI BLink).) produces MNYPSNPNPSSTDFTEFFKFDDFDDTFEKIMEEIGREDHSSSPTLSWSSSEKLVAAEITSPLQTSLATSPMSFEIGDKDEIKKRKRHKEDPIIHVFKTKSSIDEKVALDDGYKWRKYGKKPITGSPFPRHYHKCSSPDCNVKKKIERDTNNPDYILTTYEGRHNHPSPSVVYCDSDDFDLNSLNNWSFQTANTYSFSHSAPY; encoded by the exons atGAACTATCCttcaaaccctaaccctagCTCCACAGATTTCACTGAATTTTTCAAGTTCGATGATTTTGACGATACTTTTGAGAAGATCATGGAAGAAATCGGCCGTGAGGACCACTCGTCGTCACCGACTTTGAGTTGGAGTTCATCGGAAAAGTTAGTGGCTGCAGAAATCACAAGCCCGCTTCAAACAAGCCTAGCTACCTCACCTATGAGCTTTGAAAT AGGTGACaaagatgaaatcaaaaagaggaagagacaCAAAGAAGATCCGATTATTCACGTCTTCAAAACGAAATCATCAATTGATGAAAAGGTTGCTTTAGATGATGGGTATAAATGGAGGAAATACGGAAAGAAGCCGATAACGGGTAGTCCATTTCCAAG GCATTATCACAAGTGTTCGAGCCCAGATTGCaacgtgaagaagaagatcgaaaGAGATACGAACAATCCAGATTACATATTGACAACATACGAAGGTAGACATAACCACCCAAGCCCTTCTGTAGTTTATTGTGATTCAGACGACTTTGATCTTAACTCTCTCAACAATTGGTCCTTTCAGACGGCAAATACGTATAGTTTCTCTCATTCTGCTCCATATTGA
- the CYP96A5 gene encoding cytochrome P450, family 96, subfamily A, polypeptide 5 (''cytochrome P450, family 96, subfamily A, polypeptide 5'' (CYP96A5); FUNCTIONS IN: electron carrier activity, monooxygenase activity, iron ion binding, oxygen binding, heme binding; INVOLVED IN: oxidation reduction; LOCATED IN: endomembrane system; CONTAINS InterPro DOMAIN/s: Cytochrome P450 (InterPro:IPR001128), Cytochrome P450, E-class, group I (InterPro:IPR002401), Cytochrome P450, conserved site (InterPro:IPR017972); BEST Arabidopsis thaliana protein match is: cytochrome P450, family 96, subfamily A, polypeptide 1 (TAIR:AT2G23180.1); Has 27228 Blast hits to 27144 proteins in 1441 species: Archae - 44; Bacteria - 2288; Metazoa - 10297; Fungi - 5787; Plants - 7827; Viruses - 3; Other Eukaryotes - 982 (source: NCBI BLink).): MAYVGLVEVFIALLVFFFFHFLIHKKSHQITPRNWPVLGMLPGVLVMLHRINDYVAEILEVSNLTFAFKGPWFSGMNMLITADPSNIQHVFSSNFSNYDKGPEFKEMFDFLGNGIFTADSKLWEDMRKSALVVLSHQGFQSFSLRTITCKIKNGLVPVLDHFAEANTVFDLQDVFQRLAFDVTLTLVTGCDSSSLSIEMPKNEYAKAMDDAEEVVVYRHVKPVVLWKLQNWIGLGEEKKMKEANAAFDRSCAKYISAKREEIISHHSNIGGEAHAEDLLSVYMNLDISKYELLNPNDDNFLKDIIKSFMLAGRDAIATTLTWFFWLLSKNPEAVTKIRQEINTNLPGSGMSLDADKLNKMVYLHGALCESLRLYAPIPFERKTPIKQDVLPSGHMVDKNWKILFSVYALGRMRSVWGQDASEFKPERWISERNGGLKHEPSFKFFVFNSGPRNCLGKNLSFLQMKTVAVEIIRNYDIKVVEGHKIEPASSIILHMKHGLKVTVSKRGLVS, translated from the coding sequence ATGGCTTACGTAGGCTTAGTTGAAGTCTTTATTGCCTtacttgtctttttcttcttccatttcttgaTCCACAAGAAATCTCATCAAATCACACCTAGAAACTGGCCAGTTCTTGGGATGCTTCCTGGTGTCCTTGTCATGCTTCACAGGATCAATGACTATGTCGCGGAGATTCTTGAGGTCTCCAACTTGACATTTGCCTTCAAAGGCCCATGGTTCTCTGGAATGAACATGTTGATCACTGCAGATCCTTCAAATATTCAACACGTTTTCAGCTCCAACTTCTCCAATTACGACAAAGGACCGGAGTTCAAAGAGATGTTTGATTTTCTAGGAAATGGGATCTTCACTGCTGACTCCAAACTATGGGAGGATATGAGGAAATCCGCATTGGTTGTGCTTAGCCATCAAGGGTTTCAAAGCTTCTCATTGAGGACCATCACGTGTAAAATCAAGAACGGGCTTGTCCCCGTTCTTGATCATTTTGCGGAGGCTAATACGGTTTTCGATTTACAAGACGTGTTCCAGAGGTTAGCATTCGATGTAACCCTTACTCTGGTTACGGGTTGTGACTCAAGTTCTCTTTCCATTGAAATGCCAAAGAATGAGTATGCTAAAGCTATGGATGATGCTGAAGAAGTGGTTGTGTACAGACATGTCAAGCCTGTGGTCTTGTGGAAGCTGCAAAACTGGATTGGACtcggagaagagaagaagatgaaggaagcTAATGCCGCTTTTGACAGATCTTGTGCAAAGTATATATCTGCAAAGAGGGAGGAGATAATAAGTCATCATTCTAATATTGGAGGAGAAGCTCATGCAGAGGATTTATTAAGCGTCTACATGAATCTAGATATTTCCAAGTATGAGCTTTTGAACCCAAACGATGATAACTTCCTTAAAGACATCATCAAGAGTTTCATGCTTGCTGGAAGAGACGCCATTGCAACAACTCTCACTTGGTTCTTCTGGCTTCTCTCCAAGAACCCTGAAGCTGTGACCAAGATCCGCCAAGAGATCAACACAAATCTACCAGGATCCGGAATGAGTTTAGATGCAGACAAGTTAAACAAGATGGTATATTTACATGGTGCATTGTGTGAATCACTACGCCTCTACGCGCCAATCCCGTTCGAGAGAAAGACTCCCATAAAGCAAGATGTGCTTCCAAGTGGACACATGGTCGATAAAAATTGGAAGATTTTGTTCTCTGTCTATGCATTGGGGAGGATGAGGTCCGTGTGGGGACAGGACGCGTCTGAATTCAAACCAGAGAGATGGATCTCTGAGAGAAATGGAGGCTTGAAACATGAACCATCTTTCAAGTTCTTCGTGTTTAATTCTGGTCCAAGAAACTGCTTGGGgaaaaatttatctttcttgcAGATGAAGACAGTAGCTGTTGAGATCATACGAAATTATGACATCAAGGTCGTTGAAGGGCACAAGATCGAGCCAGCTTCTTCCATAATCCTTCACATGAAACATGGCCTTAAAGTCACAGTTTCTAAGAGAGGCTTGGTTTCATAA
- a CDS encoding F-box associated ubiquitination effector family protein (F-box associated ubiquitination effector family protein; CONTAINS InterPro DOMAIN/s: F-box associated domain, type 3 (InterPro:IPR013187); BEST Arabidopsis thaliana protein match is: unknown protein (TAIR:AT1G43171.1); Has 224 Blast hits to 224 proteins in 3 species: Archae - 0; Bacteria - 0; Metazoa - 0; Fungi - 0; Plants - 224; Viruses - 0; Other Eukaryotes - 0 (source: NCBI BLink).), protein MSFDVRSEKIDLIKGPELPDYNMFMSQKFTSYEGKLAILLTGNGDCSFYMWILEDAAKHEWSKKAYVVPDFFPLDPFVLLMQRANENDIVRTFHYDDRVGTSDAIVESTPASPPRHIMFSVIIRKDSPLRNLRGAKSIFKVSFTIILKTFIVKLIMMKDFQLDGDMIISKTLSRTDVDHHGRLFLPKNQVLSVLKKMRNVTKESLRKGIELEVVDIIENDSYSVILKSRNTTNDFVLASGWSIMKHSLDLQEGDDIKLFWDYLNYKFIILNFEYNLIP, encoded by the exons ATGAGTTTTGATGTCCGATCAGAAAAAATTGATCTAATAAAAGGACCAGAGTTACCAGACTACAACATGTTCATGAGTCAAAAGTTTACAAGCTACGAAGGAAAGCTTGCAATCCTGCTCACTGGTAATGGTGATTGTTCATTTTATATGTGGATTCTAGAGGATGCTGCGAAACATGAATGGTCGAAGAAAGCTTATGTTGTGCCTGACTTTTTTCCTCTCGACCCTTTTGTGCTACTCATGCAG AGAGCAAATGAGAATGACATTGTAAGAACATTTCACTACGACGATAGAGTCGGAACCAGCGACGCAATCGTGGAATCAACACCGGCGTCTCCACCTAGG CATATTATGTTCTCCGTTATAATCCGAAAAGATA GTCCGCTCCGAAATCTCCGCGGAGCTAAGTCTATCTTCAAAGTCTCCTTTACTATCATTCTG AAAACGTTTATAGTTAAGTTAATTATGATGAAAGATTTCCAACTAGATGGTGATATGATCATATCGAAAACGCTATCACGTACTGATGTTGACCACCATGGACGTCTGTTTTTACCCAAAAACCAAGTGCTCTCGGTCTtgaaaaagatgagaaatgTTACAAAAGAGAGCTTGCGAAAGGGTATTGAACTCGAAGTTGTAGACATCATTGAAAACGATTCATACTCTGTTATCCTAAAGTCCAGGAACACCACCAACGATTTTGTTCTGGCATCGGGTTGGAGCATTATGAAGCATTCATTAGACCTCCAAGAAGGTGATGATATCAAACTATTTTGGGATTACTTGAATTACAAATTCATTATTCTCAATTTCGAATACAACTTAATTCCCTAA
- a CDS encoding F-box associated ubiquitination effector family protein (F-box associated ubiquitination effector family protein; CONTAINS InterPro DOMAIN/s: F-box associated domain, type 3 (InterPro:IPR013187), F-box associated interaction domain (InterPro:IPR017451); BEST Arabidopsis thaliana protein match is: F-box and associated interaction domains-containing protein (TAIR:AT4G38870.1); Has 35333 Blast hits to 34131 proteins in 2444 species: Archae - 798; Bacteria - 22429; Metazoa - 974; Fungi - 991; Plants - 531; Viruses - 0; Other Eukaryotes - 9610 (source: NCBI BLink).): MNCPHLQLKTFAPSVHGLICHGPPSTLIVSSPRLIVSNPSTRRSIILPKIDANHECIYHHMGYDPIDGDYKVLCMMKGMHVYQRRYLAKELQVFTLRKGNSWRMVEDFPPHCLCHEDTPDLCINGVLYYVAMLDTASNHAVMSFDVRSEKFDLIKGGPDGDLNPKLTRYEGKPALLFPGSDYRINLWVIEDAAKHEWSKMSYDVSSTSLIRNPYFHHCVFCTNDAGEIVLAPDFVRTKTFVVLYYHPKKNTMRSVVIKGIRDRKIPLWDEASYHRIISVFSGQVDNLMFL, from the coding sequence ATGAATTGCCCTCATCTACAGCTTAAAACCTTTGCTCCTTCTGTTCACGGTTTGATTTGCCATGGACCTCCTTCTACACTAATAGTGTCTAGCCCTAGACTAATAGTATCTAACCCTAGCACTAGACGATCCATTATCCTGCCCAAGATTGATGCTAATCATGAATGTATATACCACCATATGGGTTATGATCCTATTGATGGTGATTACAAAGTGTTGTGTATGATGAAAGGCATGCATGTTTATCAGAGACGGTATTTAGCTAAGGAGCTTCAGGTTTTCACTTTGAGAAAAGGGAATTCTTGGAGGATGGTTGAAGATTTTCCTCCTCACTGTCTCTGTCATGAAGATACTCCTGATTTGTGTATCAATGGTGTTTTGTATTATGTAGCTATGCTCGACACAGCTTCGAATCATGCAGTCATGAGCTTTGATGTTAGATCTGAAAAGTTTGATCTTATTAAAGGAGGACCAGACGGGGACTTGAATCCAAAGCTGACACGCTACGAGGGAAAGCCTGCACTCCTGTTTCCTGGATCTGATTATAGAATTAACTTGTGGGTTATAGAGGATGCTGCAAAACACGAATGGTCCAAGATGTCTTATGATGTTTCGTCTACTTCACTAATTCGCAATCCTTACTTTCATCATTGTGTCTTTTGTACTAATGATGCAGGGGAGATTGTTTTGGCACCCGACTTTGTGCgtacaaaaacatttgttgtTCTTTATTATCatccaaagaaaaatactatGAGAAGTGTCGTCATCAAAGGAATCAGAGATCGAAAGATTCCACTTTGGGATGAGGCTTCATACCATAGGATAATCTCGGTCTTCTCTGGCCAGGTTGATAATCTCATGTTTCTCTAA
- a CDS encoding F-box associated ubiquitination effector family protein → MEKQRSKKTKISDDLITCSGNSVQIPFDLIPEILKRLPVKTLARFLSVSKEYTSIIRNRDFMKSYLINSSTRPQSLIFTIAGGGIHCFFSLIDQGESTSSSKPTYLMNCPHLQLKTFAPSVHGLICHGPPSTLIVSSPRLIVSNPSTRRSIILPKIDANHECIYHHMGYDPIDGDYKVLCMMKGMHVYQRRYLAKELQVFTLRKGNSWRMVEDFPPHCLCHEDTPDLCINGVLYYVAMLDTASNHAVMSFDVRSEKFDLIKGGPDGDLNPKLTRYEGKPALLFPGSDYRINLWVIEDAAKHEWSKMSYDVSSTSLIRNPYFHHCVFCTNDAGEIVLAPDFVRTKTFVVLYYHPKKNTMRSVVIKGIRDRKIPLWDEASYHRIISVFSGQVDNLMFL, encoded by the coding sequence ATGGAGAAAcagagatcgaagaagacgaagatatCCGATGATCTAATTACATGCAGTGGAAACTCGGTTCAGATTCCGTTTGATCTCATCCCGGAGATACTCAAAAGGTTACCTGTCAAAACCCTAGCTAGGTTCCTCTCCGTATCAAAAGAATATACTTCCATCATTCGCAACAGAGACTTCATGAAATCGTACTTGATTAATTCTTCGACTCGCCCACAAAGTCTCATCTTTACAATCGCAGGCGGCGGAATccattgcttcttctccttgatTGATCAAGGTGAATCAACTTCGTCTTCTAAACCAACTTACCTTATGAATTGCCCTCATCTACAGCTTAAAACCTTTGCTCCTTCTGTTCACGGTTTGATTTGCCATGGACCTCCTTCTACACTAATAGTGTCTAGCCCTAGACTAATAGTATCTAACCCTAGCACTAGACGATCCATTATCCTGCCCAAGATTGATGCTAATCATGAATGTATATACCACCATATGGGTTATGATCCTATTGATGGTGATTACAAAGTGTTGTGTATGATGAAAGGCATGCATGTTTATCAGAGACGGTATTTAGCTAAGGAGCTTCAGGTTTTCACTTTGAGAAAAGGGAATTCTTGGAGGATGGTTGAAGATTTTCCTCCTCACTGTCTCTGTCATGAAGATACTCCTGATTTGTGTATCAATGGTGTTTTGTATTATGTAGCTATGCTCGACACAGCTTCGAATCATGCAGTCATGAGCTTTGATGTTAGATCTGAAAAGTTTGATCTTATTAAAGGAGGACCAGACGGGGACTTGAATCCAAAGCTGACACGCTACGAGGGAAAGCCTGCACTCCTGTTTCCTGGATCTGATTATAGAATTAACTTGTGGGTTATAGAGGATGCTGCAAAACACGAATGGTCCAAGATGTCTTATGATGTTTCGTCTACTTCACTAATTCGCAATCCTTACTTTCATCATTGTGTCTTTTGTACTAATGATGCAGGGGAGATTGTTTTGGCACCCGACTTTGTGCgtacaaaaacatttgttgtTCTTTATTATCatccaaagaaaaatactatGAGAAGTGTCGTCATCAAAGGAATCAGAGATCGAAAGATTCCACTTTGGGATGAGGCTTCATACCATAGGATAATCTCGGTCTTCTCTGGCCAGGTTGATAATCTCATGTTTCTCTAA